Proteins encoded within one genomic window of Candidatus Bathyarchaeota archaeon:
- a CDS encoding Hsp20/alpha crystallin family protein codes for MAWWRRKMFEQIEALEREIGEAFEEFFYERPMWDIKTGRIKPLTYVTEAEDKIVVTADLPFVRKENIKLNVSEDTLEIEAAMERCVRFERWGTVQRSCEFKSFHRIIKLPSEVVPEEAKAKFKCGILTIDLPKKVKGYKIEIE; via the coding sequence ATGGCTTGGTGGAGACGTAAAATGTTTGAGCAAATAGAAGCCTTAGAAAGAGAGATTGGCGAAGCCTTCGAAGAGTTCTTCTATGAACGCCCCATGTGGGACATTAAAACAGGCCGGATTAAACCCCTCACCTATGTGACCGAAGCCGAGGATAAAATTGTCGTTACAGCCGATCTCCCCTTTGTACGGAAAGAGAACATCAAATTAAATGTGAGTGAGGATACCCTAGAGATTGAAGCCGCGATGGAACGATGTGTGAGGTTTGAGCGCTGGGGGACGGTTCAGCGAAGTTGTGAGTTTAAATCATTTCATAGAATAATTAAACTGCCCAGTGAAGTGGTTCCCGAAGAGGCGAAAGCCAAATTTAAGTGCGGTATCCTCACAATCGATTTGCCCAAGAAGGTTAAAGGATACAAAATAGAAATCGAATAA